A single region of the Pseudalkalibacillus berkeleyi genome encodes:
- a CDS encoding CDP-glycerol glycerophosphotransferase family protein yields MAREFAIWLYLEFFKAIFRVCNLFPLKENKVTFVVSFSQNPEYIYEEMKRQHIQYKSVFICTKRTFPYFQKRYPEIDLYEFESANPIEAIKSIYHIATSKFIIIDNYYGFLSVTEFKQGVKCIQLWHAAGALKKFALQDRTISHRSKNAKLRFEKVYSKFDKVVVGSDALTEVYKEAFNLKDDKVLKTGIPRTDFFYDTHQKNRMVQKIYAENPKLKNKKVILYAPTFRDNHLDDYHIKLDIKRMQKELGDEYVLIVRLHPAVNQVEEFGNMFSDFVYDYSAHPNVNELLLITDVLITDYSSIPFEFSLLEKPMIFFPYDLKEYEGERGVWSGYGQMVPGPIVFSTHEIISLIKDEQFDLELVRAFSEKWNSYSRGESSKKFVNQIFS; encoded by the coding sequence ATGGCTAGAGAGTTCGCAATTTGGCTTTATTTAGAATTTTTTAAAGCCATTTTCCGGGTTTGCAATCTATTTCCGCTTAAAGAAAATAAGGTAACCTTTGTCGTTTCATTCAGTCAAAATCCGGAATATATATACGAAGAAATGAAGCGACAACATATACAGTACAAGTCTGTCTTTATTTGTACAAAGAGAACTTTTCCCTATTTCCAAAAACGATATCCTGAAATAGATTTATATGAATTTGAATCTGCAAATCCCATAGAAGCAATTAAGTCGATTTATCATATAGCAACTTCTAAATTTATTATTATTGATAATTATTATGGATTCTTATCGGTCACTGAATTTAAGCAAGGTGTTAAGTGTATACAACTTTGGCATGCTGCGGGAGCATTGAAGAAATTTGCCTTACAAGATCGAACGATTTCCCACAGGAGTAAAAATGCTAAATTAAGGTTTGAAAAAGTTTATTCGAAATTTGACAAGGTCGTTGTTGGTTCTGATGCCCTTACCGAAGTCTATAAAGAGGCGTTCAACCTCAAGGATGATAAGGTGTTGAAAACGGGTATCCCTAGAACTGACTTTTTTTATGATACTCATCAAAAAAATCGGATGGTCCAAAAAATATACGCTGAAAATCCTAAATTAAAAAACAAAAAAGTGATTCTCTATGCACCAACCTTTAGAGATAACCACCTTGATGATTATCACATTAAATTAGATATAAAACGGATGCAAAAAGAGTTAGGCGATGAATACGTATTAATTGTGAGACTCCACCCAGCAGTTAACCAGGTTGAAGAGTTTGGGAATATGTTTTCCGATTTCGTCTATGATTACTCAGCACATCCAAATGTAAATGAGTTGCTACTGATTACAGATGTTTTGATTACAGATTATTCTTCAATTCCATTCGAATTTAGCTTGTTAGAAAAGCCTATGATATTTTTCCCTTATGACTTGAAAGAATATGAGGGTGAAAGGGGTGTTTGGTCAGGGTACGGTCAGATGGTTCCTGGACCCATCGTATTTTCTACTCATGAGATCATATCCTTGATAAAGGATGAACAATTTGACCTTGAACTCGTTCGAGCATTTTCGGAAAAGTGGAATAGCTATTCAAGAGGCGAATCAAGTAAAAAGTTCGTTAATCAAATTTTTTCGTAA